A window of Sorex araneus isolate mSorAra2 chromosome 3, mSorAra2.pri, whole genome shotgun sequence genomic DNA:
GCTGGGTCTGTCCCACGCAGActgagggcagggggcgggggcggtaaGAGTCCGTTCCTGTCCTCCCCTCACTGTTGTGAGACCTTTCAGGTGAATCAGAGGGTGTGAGCCGTGGGGGCTCTGCTTTGGCTCCCCAGAGCCTCGGGGAGCCCTCTCCCTCCCAGTTCCCGAGTCTAACCAGCACACCCCTGCTCTGTTAGCACCATCTCATGGGGCCGCTGCCAGAGGGCAGAGGTACAGGACACACACGGTAGACCAGATCACCGGATCTGAAGCCCCTCTGCTTGATCAAGTCCATGCTCCAGCCACCAAGCTGCTCTGCAACATTAGGcagcttccttcccctctctgagttcgatttctctgaGAAGTCACTGAGGGGAAGGGGGTCCTGCTGCTCCCTCTGATACTCACCCCCTGGCGGCCTTCCGCGACTGCATTCTCTTGCTTGTCTAGGTTCCCCATCTTCTCGCTGGGATCATGTCACCCAGGGGATGAACtggggtcagcggcgtgcaaggcgagtgcttcaGCCCCCGTACCGTCGGCCCTCCTCATTTTTCTTTAAGGCGAAAGGGTTGCCTGAGACTTCGGTCTCTGGGAAGCAGGCTGTCCTGCaggattctgtttcttttttttttttctttttgggtcacagctggagatgcacaggggttactcctggctctgcactcaggaatcactcctggcagtgctcaggggaccatatgggatgctgggaatcggacccgggtcggtcgcgtgcaaggcaaacgccctacccgctgtgctattgctccagcccccaggattccGTTTCTTACCTTCTCCCAAGAGCTCTCGGCCCCAGGCTGAGAGGGGAAGAGAGCAGCCAGCTTCCTTGGAGGGCTGGAGAAGCGGGACGCGTGGGCGCAGGAGAGGCACCGGAACAGTGTGGGATACGGGGGACCAGGgagcctgcccccccaccacagCTCACCTCTAGGTTCAAGCTCCCAGCTGTGTTGGGCTGCAGCGGGTACCCATGCCCTGTGTCTCCCCATCAGAGCACTGAGTCACCAGAAAGCGGccccttctggggctggagtgatagcacagcaggtagggcatctgccttgcacgtggccgacccaggttcgaatcccagcatcccatatggtcccctgagcaccgccaggagtaattcctgagtgcagagccaagagcaacccctgtgcatcaccgggtgtgacccaaaaagaataaaaaatagaaagaggccCCTCCAACCTGGCTTTCCGAAGTTTCCTCCCTAAATTAGAGAAGTTTCCAAGGTTTCCCCTTGAAATGAGAGCATAGTGCATTGTCTGCTTCTGTAAGTGGGAGCCCCCCCaaacagaagcagaaacaaaacacCATGCAGGAAGGAGCAGTAATAAAATTCAGGCAGTCTGACCCCCCAGCCCACCTATGTTCAGCCCCCCACTCCCTGGACATTCACACCCCTGAACCCAACTCCTCTGAAAACCACCTCAACATCCTTACGGCCTTGAACTTCCTTGGAGGCTCAGTTTCCTCCCACCACCAGAATAACGAGGTGCATCACCACATACCCTGGAGTTACGCCACGACTTCCTGGCACTGAGGGCCCAGAGCTCGGGTCTCTGCCCCAGAAGGCGGGCAGGTTCTTGAAGCCTCACATGACCCCACTGGCCTCTGTGTACAGGCCACATGCACCCGCAGACTCCTCAGTGTGCCTCTCGCATGCCTGATCGTGGTCTCCAGCTTACAGGGAGTACTGGGGCTTGGCTTGGCTCTGGGGAGCCACTGCCAGGCAGGTGGGGCTTGGGCCGGCTGGTCTCCCAGGCCTGGTCCTGCCATGGAGACACTGTGGACTGCAGACTCGCTGCCACTTGAGCAGTCTTCAATCTGGGCATCTGTGCCCGAGCAGGACACGACTCCTGGCCGCTTCCTGAGTGCCCTTTAGGGCAGAGGAGCAGGGGGGTTAAGTGTGCAGCAAGCAGTGCTTGAAAGGAACTCAAAATTCCCACCTGACCCCAAACCTCAGAGGATCCCTGGCTAGGGGCTAGCTGGGTCCCCAGGAACATCAATCTTTGCCCCTCCCTGATCCCAGAGTCCGGCAGGGAGAGTTGCCTCTTCTTTGCGGGGCCTAAAACCATAATCCAGAAGGCTTGGGGCTCTCCCTGTCCCGAGAAAATCCTGCCTGGATGGGACACCGGGAGTCAGGCTGTGGGGCGGATGGACAGATGGGTGCTGCCTGGGGCTGCGGGTGCCCTGGGGCCGGGTGGGGAGCTGCCTGCTGGAGGCTCCAGTAATTTTGGCTATGTCTGTGCCTGTGCATGCCAGCACCCACAGCGTCTCCTCCTCGCTGAGGAGTAGCGGGCTACAATCCGAGGGGCAGAGACGGACCTGGGGGAGAAACAGGACGCCAAGACTGCCCTCACCAGACGGGTGAATGGATGGTTTACTGGCCGAGCATCTGTCCCGGCTTCTTCCCAGGGCCAtgaattttggaattctgaagtcaCCTTGGTGCTTCCCACAACTGTCCTGCCTCACCACTTCCTGGGGGGTTGGACTTGGTGCGAGtggcaggatgggggaggggccatCATGGAACCCCCTGGTCAGGCCATACACGGCGGGGAGCCCAGCTCCAAGGCCAGGAGAGGCTCAAGAatcggagggtgggagggtgggggggtgatccAGACCAGCACTGCCTCCACCAGCCCAGAGAGGGGAGTGCTCCACGGCAGAGGGGAATAGACAGATGCCGTGGAAGGGCCTGGAGGGAGCTGGGCATCCTAGtcctgggccagggccaggccaaAGCTGCAGAGACATCTGCAAGGGACACTCAGGGCCGAGCGGGCAGGTTCTCTCACATGGGGACCCCCCCAGAGTCCACTGCCCAGCCAGTGACAGTAGCCACAGCCCGAGCCTGTACTCCccggcctgccccccacccagagccccgccccctgcagtgAAGAATAATGACCATAATGAGCACAGTctcccacacatgtgcacagcgCTTTACAGGTTACAAAGTGTTTCACATACATCATCTTGTCAGTTCCTCACAACAGCCCTGTGAGGTAGGCCGGGAGGCAGCAGCATCTCCGGGACAGATGCGGACACGGGGGCCACACAGTAGGTCAGCAGCAGAGCTCGGCCTGCCTGGGACCCGGCTCTCTCCACTGACCTCGCCCGCCGGAGGCCGCCAGCCCCTGTCCAGTCTCAGCCACACCttggcctgccccctccctcctggaAGCCCGGTGGCCTCCCCGGCTCCCTGCAAACAGCCAGCTGCCctggcaggggggaggtgggcaggggaggggaggcgcctcctttcctgttttcctgagtgacccctcccccacaggggaagaaaagagaaaggaggaagaggaggaggaggaggaggaggaggagaagaacaaGAAACTGAGTTGGAAGAAAGCCCTGGAGGAATCAGGACGTCAACAGTTTGCATTCCGACTAGCTAtaggaaatagtttttttttctctttttattatttcaagttttcATAAAAATCCATAATTATTGAAACCCAAGTTACAGAGGAAGTtcgtaacttttttttttaattgaattattgaCTGTGCCGTATGCCGGGGCGTCGGCTTCCAACTCCAGTCTGTCAGTGCACGCTCCCCATGCCAGGGGGGTCCCCAGGCCTGACCTTCGGGGGTCCTGGTAGAAAGAGGTGATGAGGGCCGGTGGGGGGGCCGCAGGGGATggcgtgtgtgtgggggttggGAGAACAGGAGTCagcagggggtgctgggagggacccaGAGGCGGGCAGAGGGCAGCCAGGCCCCCCgaggctgcccccgcccctggaCCCCCGCCCACCCGGTGCTCAGATCATCTTCATGTTGAACTTTCGAGGGGCGTCGGCAGAACTGATGCCCACGTCCGACTTGCGGGGCACGTACTCGATCTCGATGTTGTGCTTCGTGTTGCCTTTGCCCCGGCTCCAGAGAAACAGCAGCACCAGGCAGAAGAGGACGACGCCCAGGAAGGAGATGAAGCCCATGGTGGTGGCGATGATGAGGGTCTTGATGTCGAAGGGGAAAGGCACGGTGGCGCGGGTGCTGTTGGCCTCCCCCTCGCCCGGCTGGTTGGAGATGAAGGCGAAGGTCTTGTTGGGCTGGTGCGGCCAGTCGGGCGAGTAGCTGCGGACATGCAGGTGGGCGGGCATGGAGTCGTTGCCGCCCGCGTTGGCCGCGATGCACAGGTACGTGCCGTTGTCCTGCACCTGCGCGTAGCGCACCTCCAGCGTGCCGTCGGGGAAGACGGTGAGGCGCCCATTGCTCTTGGCCGACACCAGGTGCTTGCGGGGCGACAGCCAGAGGATGGCGGGTGGCGGGTCGCCGTCCGCCCGGCACACGAACTGCACCGTGTGGCCTTCGTCCACGAACACCTGCTGGGCCTTGCGGTCCCGGATGCGGGCGCGCCGGCAGGTGAAGTAGTTGGGCAGGAGCACGTCGGGGAAGTCCTTGAACTCCTTGCCCTGCACGAACTCGGGCGTGGCGCAGGTGGGCTGCTGCCGGTTGAAGTTGAGCCGCCAGCGGCGCCGGAAGACCCACAGGAGGCGACAGTCGCAGGCCAGCGGGTTGGAGTCCAGGATGAGCGTCTCCAGGTTACCCACCGAGTGGAAGGCCGACTCCTCCAGCGTGGTCAGCTGGTTGCCCGAGACGTTGAGCACCCGCAGGTAGTTGAGGCCGCGGAAGGCGTAGGGCTCCACCACGGCCAGCTGCCCGCCCACCAGCTGGATCTCCTGCAGCCGCAGCAGCTCGTGCAGCATGGAGCCCTCGATGGTGCTGATGGGGTTGTAGGAGAGGTTGAGGAAGCGGAGATAGACCAGGTGGCGCACGGCCAGGTAGGGCACGGCCGTCAGGTTGCAGTGGGTGATGGACAGGGATGTCAGGTTGAGGCCGTAGAGGCAGTTGGAGGTCATGGTGTCCAGGTAGGGCCAGTGGGAGATCTCCAGGACCTTGAGCCGGTACAGCCTCTTGAAGGAGTAGTCCCGGATGGCGTTGATGTTGAGGTGCCGCAGCCGGAGCACGATGAGGCCGTGCAGGTGGGACAGAGCCTCGGTGGGGATGGAGGTGAGGTTGCATTTCTCCAGCGTCAGCTGCTCCAGGCTGTTGAGGCCGCTGAAGGCGCGGTGGGAGATGTAGACCAGGTCGTTGTCGCCCACCTCCAGCGACTTGAGGTTGTACAGGTCCTGGAACATGTAGTCCAGCAGGATGACGATCTTGTTCTCGCTGATGTCCAGCTTGGTCAGGTTGCTGAGGCCCGTGAAGACGCCCAGGGGGATGAGCTTGAGGCGGTTGCTGCGGAGCCCCAGTGTCCGCAGGTTGAAGAGGTTGTTGAAGGCGCCGGGCTCCACGGCGCTCACGATGTTCTCGTTGAGTTCCAGCTCCTCCAGGAGCGGGAAGTTGGCGAACTCGTCCTGATTGAGGGTCTTGATGCGGTTCTTGCCCAGGTCCAGCAGGCGCGTCTCGGTGGGGATGCCCTCGGGCACGGCCACGAAGCGCTTCCGGTGGCAGAGCACCGCGCGGTCCTGCGCCGAGCACTCGCAGCGGGGCGGGCAGCCGGTGGCCGAGCCCGACAGCACAGagcccagcaccagcaggaggaTGGGCTGCCAGCAggccaggagggggctgggcatGCTCCTCGCGCCCCCCGCCAGCATCCTCTCGCTCACCTGCAGCGGGACCAAGCACAGGACGGGGGCCGTGAGAGAGAGGACGGCGGGCGCTGCACCCgtaccctgccctgccctgctggggtATGCCTGACGCCGACAGAGAAGCAAGCAAGGGCCTCTGTGACCCCAGAATGCTGTGTGACCCCAGGATGCTGTGTTACCCTGGGCTGTGCGTGACCTCGGGATGCCGTGCTACCTCGGAATGCTGTGTTACCTGAGTACAGGGGAGTGGAGGTGAGCTCAGGTGGTCAGGGGACACAGTGGGCCCTGGATCGGACTGAGTGCTGGTGTAGTTCCAGGGGAGAAAATCAGTTCCAAGGGGACAAGTGCGTTCCCAGCTGCTGCTGGGGACAGACGGGGAGgcctggggtgggctgggaggaggcATTCGCTGGGGGAGCTGGGGCCCTTGTTCTGGCAGGGCCCAGCCCGCCGAGGGCATCTCCTACTCCCCTCTGctgcttcctccctgccctgggaTGAAGGCAGCTCCTGGAAGGAGCAGCGGCACCTCAGAGGAACCCGGGATGGGCACCCCAGCCTTGGTCAGTCACCTTCTTCACAGCTTGACCGGCAAGGCTGAGTCCCAGCGTGTATCCGGCACTCAACCTGCACACATTCGAACCTCGGCTTCCCCTGGGGCTCATTGGCAAGAAGCTGGGCCTGCTTCCCCAAGGGGATCAGAggtcagagccatagtagagTGGAGAGGGTGCTCGCCATGCAcccggttgacccgggttcaatccccagcatcccatacggtcccctgagcacctccaggagtaattcctgagtgcagagccaggagcaacctctgagcattgccaggtgagtcCCCTGCAAAAAGGGTGAGTTTTCTGGGAGCACCCATCCCACCTGCTGAGGGCTTAGGAGGCTGCTGCGGGGTGCCCTCTCAGTTCCACCAGAGCGTCCCCAGgtgcagccccccacaccccgctcACACCTGCAGCTGCAGCCCAGCGGGCCCGTATGTCCCCAGCAATCATCAAAGCAGCAGCTCCTGCTGGTGTTCACAAGCCTGAGCCTCGGAGGGGGAACCCCAGCCCTGACGCCTCCCTGGGGGTCACTCCACTCTCCCCTTCCTCGGATCCCCAAGATGACCCACACACGCTCctgggttggggggcggggtatAGAGAACACTTCTGTCCTCGGATCCTGCGCATCTGGCCCCTGGagccccccttcccctgcctgcgGGAACCCCATCTTCCACTGATAACAGATTCTGAGcgctccctgcccagccccgtccactcctgtctttgcacccACTTCTGTGAAGCTGCCGGTTAGGAGTGGGGGCCAGTCCGGCAGCCCGGGGATACTCATCCGTGTGGAGCACTGAAGCTGGGAGCAGCAATGGACCAGGGTGGCGGTGACAGTGAAACAACTCAGGAGTGTACTTGGGAGCACCGGGGCCGGAGTCTAGAGGCTACTTGCCCCCAGCTGCTCTTCCCTGCTCCATCCGCCCCCTCCCTTTGGAAGGCTGCCCAGGGGCCCAGGACACCCCTCAACTCCAGAGGCTGAGCCAGCTGGTCCCTAGGGTCACTCTTTGGGTCCCAGGGATGCCACTCACTCTCCAGTGCTCCTGGGGCCTCTGCCCTCAGTCCGTGTGGCAGGACTGAGTAACTGGATGGCTGACATTTATGGAATCTGCCTTGCTCTGCTGTCCCCATGAGCTCCATCCACCCTTGCCCCAGCCCTGTCCATCCTCTTTCCAGTCTCTGCCGTGGCCgagcctcccccatcccccaggccATTTTCCAGAGTCACCCATGCTCCAGCAGCCCCCAGAAAGCAAACATCCTGACAGGCAATCAATAAGTAATCGGGTGCGGGCCAGGGCCTGGAGGGAAATGGAACTGAGCACCCGCCTGCGAGGGCGGGGGACACACAAGGGGCTGGCAGTCAGCACATAGGACCCCCGAGATGCTGCTGAATTAGGAGGCAGTAGAGTGCAGCCGTGCCTGCCGCTGCCTGCCCTGCAGTGGCCTTCAGTGGAGCATCTCCTGCGTGGACACAGTCTCGTGGCACACAGGGCAAGGGGCACGGGGGAGGGAGGCACCCGGACCCCCAAACCCAGCAAAGCCTTTTCCTGGCTGTCGGAACCAGAATCTACCCTCCTGCGCCCTGGCCCCCGTCATGGCTGCCCAGTGGCCTCTCCCGGAATCCTGACTCCGGCGGCTGCACGGAGGGAAGGCGGGTGAAGGCGGGTTATTTTAGGTTCGTGGTATCAATATTTCATGGTTTCCCACTCAGCACTCCTCAGGGACCACAGGGATCCCCAGCACACGCAGACACGCCATCCCAGCCGGAGGCGCAGCTGCCCGGGCCTCTGCCCTGTGACCCAGGGCCTTGGGGTCCCCACGGATGACCTCAGGTGGCCCCCAGGGTTCATCCTGTGCTGACACCCTGTGCATCCGAGACTGGGTCTGCAGTGGGAGGCTGCAGAGCCTCACAGATTCGTTCCtcgaaagggggggagggggtcactggGAGGGAcag
This region includes:
- the LINGO1 gene encoding leucine-rich repeat and immunoglobulin-like domain-containing nogo receptor-interacting protein 1 isoform X2, giving the protein MLAGGARSMPSPLLACWQPILLLVLGSVLSGSATGCPPRCECSAQDRAVLCHRKRFVAVPEGIPTETRLLDLGKNRIKTLNQDEFANFPLLEELELNENIVSAVEPGAFNNLFNLRTLGLRSNRLKLIPLGVFTGLSNLTKLDISENKIVILLDYMFQDLYNLKSLEVGDNDLVYISHRAFSGLNSLEQLTLEKCNLTSIPTEALSHLHGLIVLRLRHLNINAIRDYSFKRLYRLKVLEISHWPYLDTMTSNCLYGLNLTSLSITHCNLTAVPYLAVRHLVYLRFLNLSYNPISTIEGSMLHELLRLQEIQLVGGQLAVVEPYAFRGLNYLRVLNVSGNQLTTLEESAFHSVGNLETLILDSNPLACDCRLLWVFRRRWRLNFNRQQPTCATPEFVQGKEFKDFPDVLLPNYFTCRRARIRDRKAQQVFVDEGHTVQFVCRADGDPPPAILWLSPRKHLVSAKSNGRLTVFPDGTLEVRYAQVQDNGTYLCIAANAGGNDSMPAHLHVRSYSPDWPHQPNKTFAFISNQPGEGEANSTRATVPFPFDIKTLIIATTMGFISFLGVVLFCLVLLFLWSRGKGNTKHNIEIEYVPRKSDVGISSADAPRKFNMKMI
- the LINGO1 gene encoding leucine-rich repeat and immunoglobulin-like domain-containing nogo receptor-interacting protein 1 isoform X1; this translates as MQVSERMLAGGARSMPSPLLACWQPILLLVLGSVLSGSATGCPPRCECSAQDRAVLCHRKRFVAVPEGIPTETRLLDLGKNRIKTLNQDEFANFPLLEELELNENIVSAVEPGAFNNLFNLRTLGLRSNRLKLIPLGVFTGLSNLTKLDISENKIVILLDYMFQDLYNLKSLEVGDNDLVYISHRAFSGLNSLEQLTLEKCNLTSIPTEALSHLHGLIVLRLRHLNINAIRDYSFKRLYRLKVLEISHWPYLDTMTSNCLYGLNLTSLSITHCNLTAVPYLAVRHLVYLRFLNLSYNPISTIEGSMLHELLRLQEIQLVGGQLAVVEPYAFRGLNYLRVLNVSGNQLTTLEESAFHSVGNLETLILDSNPLACDCRLLWVFRRRWRLNFNRQQPTCATPEFVQGKEFKDFPDVLLPNYFTCRRARIRDRKAQQVFVDEGHTVQFVCRADGDPPPAILWLSPRKHLVSAKSNGRLTVFPDGTLEVRYAQVQDNGTYLCIAANAGGNDSMPAHLHVRSYSPDWPHQPNKTFAFISNQPGEGEANSTRATVPFPFDIKTLIIATTMGFISFLGVVLFCLVLLFLWSRGKGNTKHNIEIEYVPRKSDVGISSADAPRKFNMKMI